One part of the Flavobacterium johnsoniae UW101 genome encodes these proteins:
- a CDS encoding outer membrane beta-barrel protein: MKKNLFLLGLLVCSMTAVAQTEKAEKPESWYFKLGGSYFNQTASTEFPTVGGHDAMDRTYVGGKLVSEKSVTGSFGQGFRTGITAGYRFSTRIGFELGVNYYTSNDKKMAQTTSDVPITPAGVYSFKSVGQITAFDVAPAVVMFLGEHKGFEPYTKVGVLVPIHGDLEITSDAYAPIAFSPTGTPTAFGNVHSVDKVKPNPTIGFTAALGTTYKLTSHLSAFAELEYRNFTVHGKTKETTEFTVNGQDALATRTTAQIHTNYRDGLDVNSNNAATNPNGVNKDKPMDELSSYVGISGLGLTLGIKYSL; encoded by the coding sequence ATGAAAAAGAACCTATTTTTATTAGGACTATTAGTTTGCTCAATGACAGCTGTGGCGCAGACAGAAAAAGCAGAAAAACCAGAAAGCTGGTATTTCAAATTAGGAGGATCATATTTTAATCAGACTGCTTCAACTGAATTTCCAACTGTTGGAGGGCATGATGCAATGGATAGAACTTATGTAGGAGGAAAATTAGTATCTGAAAAAAGTGTTACTGGTTCTTTTGGACAAGGTTTTAGAACAGGAATCACTGCTGGTTACCGTTTTTCTACAAGAATTGGTTTTGAATTAGGTGTAAATTACTATACAAGTAATGATAAAAAGATGGCACAAACTACTTCGGATGTGCCTATCACTCCAGCTGGTGTGTATAGTTTTAAATCGGTAGGTCAAATTACTGCTTTTGATGTTGCTCCAGCCGTAGTAATGTTTTTAGGAGAACATAAAGGATTTGAGCCTTATACTAAAGTTGGTGTTTTAGTTCCAATTCATGGAGATTTAGAAATCACTTCAGATGCATATGCTCCAATTGCTTTTAGTCCAACAGGAACTCCAACTGCTTTTGGAAATGTTCACAGTGTTGATAAAGTAAAACCAAATCCAACTATTGGATTTACAGCAGCATTAGGTACAACTTATAAACTTACTTCACACCTTTCAGCTTTTGCAGAATTAGAGTACCGTAACTTTACTGTACATGGTAAAACAAAAGAAACAACTGAATTTACTGTAAACGGACAAGATGCTTTAGCTACCAGAACTACTGCTCAAATCCATACTAATTACAGAGACGGTTTAGATGTGAATTCAAACAATGCTGCAACAAATCCTAATGGAGTTAACAAAGATAAACCAATGGATGAGTTAAGCTCTTATGTAGGTATTTCAGGTTTAGGATTAACACTTGGAATTAAATACAGCCTTTAA
- a CDS encoding TonB-dependent receptor produces MKKFIIALVLGFSGLLSAQNSVSGTVTDNQNNPLPGVSVYAPELHKGTTTDANGKYELNNLPNGSLRIAFTYVGYANQNKTIAKLLKQNTLDITLEESILEMDEVVVSTPFNKLQSQNVMKIEHESIKTLQQKGTSTLIEGLATIPGVAQISTGTSIGKPVIRGLSGNRVLVYSQGVRIENQQFGDEHGLGLNDAGIESVEVIKGPASLLYGSDALGGVLYFNPEKFADAGTFKANFSQKYFTNTQGSNSSIGLKTSTDNWKFLARGSYNTHSDYKIADGDRVTNSRYNETDFKTGIGYSNSSFSSVLRYNYNKLDIGIPEDGIAEQSSSKDTQFPRQGIFNHLLSLNNVIFFENSKLDVDLGYISNDRSEFEDSNEASLHMKLNTFNYNAKYHFPKFGKIETILGVQGMHQTNKNSGEEYLIPDATTNDFGVFGTANYEWDNSVIQAGLRFDNRNITSIAHGIEGEEGYFLPLDRSFDSFNASLGYKTKLAEPLTLRLNVATGFRAPNLAELTSNGVHEGTNRYEIGNANLKTEQNVQTDLNLEYKNTHFEFFVNGFYNHVNNYIYTSPTGEVREDNDVFAYVQDNAKLYGGEVGLHFHPHPLDWLHFETSFETVTGKKDNDDYLPLIPANNWNNTLRTEFNIKDWLSEGFASLNVSSTFSQDNVSGFETASKGYTLVNLGFGGTVKLGKTAFDINLNGNNLFDKKYIAHLSRLKTDGIPNIGRNIVLGVNFNL; encoded by the coding sequence ATGAAAAAATTCATAATAGCCCTTGTTTTAGGGTTTTCGGGCTTGCTTTCTGCCCAAAATTCAGTTTCAGGAACTGTAACCGATAATCAAAATAATCCATTACCGGGCGTTTCAGTTTATGCACCTGAATTACATAAAGGAACCACTACAGATGCAAACGGGAAATACGAATTGAACAATCTTCCAAACGGAAGTCTTCGAATTGCTTTTACTTATGTTGGATATGCCAATCAAAATAAAACTATTGCAAAATTATTGAAGCAAAATACTTTAGATATTACTCTTGAAGAATCGATTCTGGAAATGGATGAAGTTGTGGTTTCAACTCCTTTCAATAAACTGCAGTCACAAAACGTAATGAAAATTGAGCATGAAAGCATCAAAACATTACAGCAAAAAGGAACTTCAACTTTAATTGAAGGTTTGGCAACTATTCCCGGAGTAGCACAGATTTCTACCGGAACTTCTATTGGGAAACCCGTAATTCGTGGATTAAGCGGTAATCGTGTATTGGTTTATTCTCAAGGCGTTCGTATCGAAAATCAGCAGTTTGGAGACGAACATGGTTTAGGTTTAAACGATGCCGGAATAGAAAGTGTTGAAGTAATTAAAGGTCCGGCATCTTTATTATACGGCTCTGATGCTTTGGGAGGGGTTTTATATTTTAATCCTGAAAAATTTGCTGATGCAGGTACTTTTAAAGCTAATTTCAGCCAAAAATATTTTACAAATACACAAGGAAGTAATTCTTCTATTGGTTTAAAAACTTCTACAGACAACTGGAAATTTCTGGCTCGCGGAAGTTACAACACGCATTCAGATTACAAAATTGCCGATGGTGATCGTGTAACTAATTCACGTTACAACGAAACTGATTTTAAAACCGGAATTGGCTACAGCAATTCGAGTTTTTCTAGTGTTTTGAGATACAATTACAATAAATTGGATATTGGAATTCCGGAAGATGGAATTGCTGAGCAGTCTTCAAGCAAAGACACGCAGTTTCCAAGACAGGGAATTTTTAATCATTTATTGAGTTTAAACAATGTTATCTTTTTTGAAAACTCAAAACTTGATGTTGATTTAGGATATATCTCTAATGACAGAAGCGAATTTGAAGACAGTAACGAAGCTTCTCTTCACATGAAATTGAATACTTTCAACTATAATGCAAAATATCATTTTCCAAAATTCGGAAAAATTGAAACTATTTTAGGCGTTCAGGGAATGCATCAAACGAATAAAAATTCGGGTGAAGAATATTTAATTCCAGATGCTACAACAAACGATTTTGGAGTTTTTGGAACTGCAAATTACGAATGGGACAACAGTGTTATTCAGGCTGGACTGCGTTTTGACAACCGAAATATTACTTCAATAGCACATGGAATTGAAGGCGAAGAAGGTTATTTCCTTCCTCTTGACAGATCTTTTGACAGCTTTAATGCTTCTTTAGGATATAAAACAAAATTAGCTGAACCATTAACGCTTCGTTTAAATGTTGCTACTGGTTTTAGAGCACCAAACTTAGCCGAATTAACTTCAAACGGTGTTCACGAAGGAACAAATCGTTATGAAATTGGAAATGCTAATTTGAAAACTGAACAAAACGTTCAGACTGATTTGAATTTAGAATACAAAAACACGCACTTTGAATTCTTTGTAAACGGATTTTACAATCACGTAAACAATTATATCTATACTTCGCCAACTGGAGAAGTTCGTGAGGATAATGATGTTTTTGCTTATGTTCAGGATAATGCAAAATTATATGGTGGCGAAGTTGGTTTACACTTTCACCCGCATCCTTTAGACTGGTTACATTTTGAGACCAGTTTTGAAACGGTTACAGGTAAAAAAGACAATGATGATTATCTGCCGTTAATTCCGGCAAACAACTGGAACAATACGCTTAGAACTGAATTTAACATCAAAGACTGGTTAAGCGAAGGCTTTGCTTCTTTAAATGTTTCTTCGACTTTCAGCCAGGATAATGTAAGCGGTTTTGAAACAGCTTCTAAAGGGTATACTTTGGTAAATTTAGGTTTTGGAGGAACGGTAAAACTAGGAAAAACTGCTTTTGACATTAACTTAAACGGAAACAATTTATTCGACAAAAAATATATTGCACACCTTTCAAGATTAAAAACTGACGGTATTCCGAACATTGGAAGAAACATCGTTTTGGGAGTTAATTTTAATTTATAA
- the dnaE gene encoding DNA polymerase III subunit alpha, with protein MYLIFDTETTGLPKRWDAPITDSDNWPRCIQIAWQLHDEMGQLIEHQDYLVKPEGFNIPYDAERIHGISTELAEADGITLAEVLEKFNIALSKTKFIVGQNLGFDVNIMGAEFHRMGVESQMASMPVLDTCTEVTASLLQLPGGRGGKFKLPTLTELHSYLFDQPFAEAHNATADVEATTRCFLELVRREVFTKEELDVPKEYFKEFQERNAEPFKLIGLKHINLKAASDKIREQLKALAGEGQQTVVSEEDKADFKAAKFAHLHNHTQFSVLQSTIGIGNIVAATAKNGMPAVAMTDTGNMMGAFHFVSAVMNHNKAASGKNKALVEAGEEPTETEIKPIVGCEFNICENHLDKSKKDNGYQVVLLAKNKAGYHNLAKMASIAYTEGFYYVPRIDKNIVEKYKGDIMVLSGNLYGEIPSKILNIGENQAEEALIWWKEQFGEDFYLEVMRHNQEDENRVNKTLIEFSQKHNVKLIATNNTYYLNKEDANAHDILLCVKDGEKQATPIGRGRGYRYGLPNQEYYFKSEAEMKKLFADLPEAIINIQEVIDKVEGYSLYRDVLLPKFEIPDEFMVPEDEEDGGVRGENKYLRHLTMEGAKRRYGEITESIQERLDFELMTISNSGYPGYFLIVQDFIAEARKMDVSVGPGRGSAAGSAVAYCLGITNIDPIKYDLLFERFLNPDRVSMPDIDIDFDDEGRGRVMDYVINKYGQKQVAQIITYGKMATKSAIRDTARVLDLPLFEADRIAKLIPGMMPSKWNLARFISESEEEVKKALRSDEFDNVKELIAIANEDDLAGETIQQAKILEGSMRNTGIHACGVIITPSDITNYVPVTTAKDSDLYVTQFDNSVAESAGLLKMDFLGLKTLTLIKDTVKLVKYRTGIDLDPDNFPIDDEETYALFQRGETVGIFQYESPGMQKYMKDLKPTVFGDLIAMNALYRPGPLEYIPSFVRRKNGDEEIKYDLDACAEYLSETYGITVYQEQVMLLSQSLAGFTKGEADVLRKAMGKKQKDVLDKMKPKFVEQAAQKGHDAKILEKIWKDWEAFASYAFNKSHSTCYAWIAYQTAYLKAHYPAEYMAAVLSNNMNDIKQVSFFMEECKRMGLQVLGPDVNESYYKFTVNDDYAVRFGMGAIKGVGSGAVETIVENRKDGRYKSIFDLAKRIDLRAANKKAIENLALAGGFDSFEGTTRAQYFHDDGDGITFYEKAMRYGSKFQENENSSQVSLFGEASEVQIAEPVVPPCEDWSTMEKLAKEKEVVGIYISGHPLDDFRFEMKYFCNARLEALKSMNEYVGKNLNFAGIINNVQHRVAKNGKGWAAFNLEGYDESYEFKIFGEEYLKFRHFLIQNNFAFLKILIKDGWVNHDTGKKTDPRMQFVEIRQLQDILEAFAKKLIVLLNIKDLHPEFIHKLSHLFNENKGDNSVTFEIMELEKIKKLVEVETPTDFEDADDAVFDDENEDAAIEDTKIQEVNEVEEIKVVTKLTMPSRRLKVRISTELLQELEKMQINFKLN; from the coding sequence ATGTATTTAATATTCGATACCGAAACAACCGGATTACCAAAACGCTGGGATGCCCCGATAACCGATTCTGATAACTGGCCTCGCTGTATACAAATTGCGTGGCAGCTTCATGACGAAATGGGACAGCTTATTGAGCATCAGGATTATTTGGTAAAACCAGAAGGATTTAATATTCCGTATGATGCCGAGCGTATTCACGGAATCTCAACTGAATTGGCTGAAGCCGATGGAATCACTTTGGCCGAAGTTCTGGAGAAATTCAATATTGCTTTAAGCAAAACTAAATTTATCGTTGGACAAAATTTAGGTTTCGACGTTAATATTATGGGAGCTGAATTCCATAGAATGGGAGTGGAGTCTCAAATGGCTTCAATGCCTGTTTTGGATACTTGTACCGAAGTTACGGCTTCGTTATTACAGCTTCCTGGAGGTCGTGGAGGAAAATTCAAATTGCCGACTCTGACCGAATTACACAGCTATCTTTTCGATCAGCCTTTCGCGGAAGCGCACAATGCAACTGCCGACGTTGAGGCAACTACGCGTTGTTTCTTGGAATTGGTTAGAAGAGAGGTTTTTACAAAAGAAGAATTAGACGTTCCGAAGGAATATTTCAAAGAATTTCAAGAAAGAAATGCTGAGCCATTTAAGTTAATTGGTTTAAAACACATTAATTTAAAAGCTGCTTCAGATAAAATCAGGGAACAGCTTAAAGCTTTAGCTGGAGAAGGGCAGCAGACCGTTGTTTCAGAAGAAGATAAAGCTGATTTCAAAGCAGCAAAATTTGCGCATTTACACAATCATACGCAGTTTTCGGTACTTCAATCTACTATCGGAATTGGAAATATTGTAGCAGCAACAGCTAAAAACGGAATGCCTGCCGTAGCGATGACTGATACTGGAAACATGATGGGAGCTTTCCATTTTGTGAGTGCCGTAATGAATCATAACAAAGCAGCATCTGGAAAAAACAAAGCTTTGGTTGAAGCAGGAGAAGAACCAACAGAAACCGAAATAAAACCAATTGTAGGCTGTGAATTTAATATCTGCGAAAATCATTTAGATAAAAGTAAAAAAGACAACGGTTATCAGGTTGTATTACTGGCCAAAAACAAAGCGGGTTACCACAACTTAGCTAAAATGGCTTCGATTGCTTATACTGAAGGATTTTATTATGTACCGAGAATCGACAAAAACATCGTCGAAAAATACAAAGGCGATATTATGGTTTTGTCTGGGAATTTATACGGAGAAATTCCGAGTAAAATCCTAAACATCGGTGAAAACCAAGCCGAAGAAGCATTGATTTGGTGGAAAGAACAATTTGGCGAAGACTTCTATCTGGAAGTTATGCGTCATAATCAGGAAGATGAAAATCGTGTCAACAAAACCCTGATTGAATTTTCGCAAAAACACAATGTCAAATTAATTGCGACAAACAATACGTATTACTTAAATAAAGAAGATGCAAATGCGCATGATATTTTACTTTGTGTAAAAGACGGTGAAAAGCAGGCAACACCTATTGGACGTGGACGCGGTTACCGCTACGGACTTCCAAATCAGGAATATTATTTCAAGTCGGAAGCAGAGATGAAAAAGCTCTTCGCCGATTTACCCGAAGCCATTATCAATATTCAGGAAGTTATTGATAAGGTTGAAGGGTATTCACTTTATCGTGATGTATTGCTTCCTAAATTCGAAATCCCTGACGAATTTATGGTTCCTGAAGATGAAGAAGATGGTGGTGTAAGAGGGGAAAATAAATACTTGCGACACCTTACGATGGAAGGTGCGAAAAGAAGATACGGCGAAATTACCGAATCAATTCAGGAGCGTTTGGATTTTGAATTAATGACGATTTCGAATTCAGGATATCCGGGTTATTTCCTAATTGTACAGGATTTCATCGCCGAGGCAAGAAAAATGGACGTATCGGTAGGTCCTGGGCGTGGATCTGCAGCGGGTTCTGCCGTTGCTTACTGTCTGGGGATTACAAATATTGACCCTATTAAGTACGATTTGCTTTTTGAGCGTTTCCTAAATCCTGACCGTGTATCGATGCCCGATATTGATATCGACTTTGATGACGAGGGTCGTGGACGTGTAATGGATTATGTAATCAACAAATACGGTCAAAAACAGGTAGCACAGATTATCACTTATGGTAAAATGGCGACTAAATCGGCGATTCGTGATACGGCGCGTGTATTGGATTTACCTTTATTTGAAGCCGATAGAATTGCGAAACTGATTCCGGGAATGATGCCGTCAAAATGGAATTTAGCGCGTTTTATTTCGGAGAGTGAAGAGGAAGTTAAAAAAGCGCTTCGTTCTGACGAATTTGATAATGTAAAAGAATTAATCGCGATTGCCAATGAAGATGATTTAGCAGGAGAAACCATTCAGCAGGCAAAAATTCTGGAAGGATCGATGCGTAACACGGGAATTCACGCGTGCGGGGTAATCATTACACCGTCGGATATTACGAATTACGTACCTGTAACAACTGCAAAAGATTCAGATTTATATGTAACACAGTTCGATAACTCGGTTGCAGAAAGTGCCGGATTGCTTAAAATGGACTTCTTGGGTCTGAAGACCCTTACGCTGATAAAAGATACCGTAAAACTGGTAAAATACAGAACAGGAATTGATCTCGATCCAGATAATTTCCCGATTGATGATGAAGAAACGTATGCGCTTTTCCAAAGAGGTGAAACTGTTGGAATCTTCCAATATGAGTCACCCGGGATGCAGAAATACATGAAAGATCTGAAGCCGACGGTTTTTGGAGATTTAATTGCCATGAACGCCTTGTATCGTCCGGGACCTTTGGAGTATATTCCATCTTTCGTTCGAAGAAAAAACGGTGATGAAGAAATCAAATACGATTTAGATGCCTGTGCCGAATATTTATCAGAAACGTACGGAATTACAGTTTACCAAGAGCAGGTAATGCTTTTGTCTCAGTCTTTGGCAGGATTTACAAAGGGTGAGGCCGACGTCTTGCGTAAAGCGATGGGTAAAAAGCAAAAAGACGTACTGGATAAAATGAAGCCCAAGTTTGTTGAACAAGCAGCACAAAAAGGACATGACGCCAAGATTTTGGAGAAAATCTGGAAAGACTGGGAAGCCTTTGCGAGTTACGCCTTCAACAAATCGCACTCGACTTGTTATGCCTGGATTGCGTACCAAACTGCTTATTTGAAAGCGCATTACCCTGCTGAATATATGGCGGCGGTACTTTCGAATAACATGAACGATATCAAACAAGTTTCTTTCTTCATGGAAGAATGTAAACGTATGGGATTACAGGTTCTTGGGCCTGACGTAAACGAATCGTACTATAAATTTACTGTAAACGATGACTACGCAGTTCGTTTCGGAATGGGAGCTATCAAAGGTGTGGGTTCCGGAGCTGTAGAAACAATTGTAGAAAACAGAAAAGACGGAAGATATAAATCGATTTTTGATTTGGCGAAACGAATTGATTTGCGTGCCGCCAATAAAAAAGCGATTGAAAACTTAGCGCTTGCCGGAGGTTTCGATTCATTTGAAGGAACAACCAGAGCGCAGTATTTCCACGACGATGGTGACGGAATTACATTCTACGAAAAAGCGATGCGTTATGGATCGAAGTTTCAGGAAAATGAAAACTCATCCCAAGTAAGTTTATTTGGAGAAGCCAGCGAAGTACAAATCGCAGAACCAGTTGTGCCTCCATGTGAAGACTGGAGTACGATGGAAAAACTGGCAAAAGAAAAAGAGGTTGTTGGAATTTATATTTCTGGACATCCGCTGGATGATTTTAGATTTGAGATGAAATACTTCTGTAATGCTCGTTTAGAAGCATTAAAAAGCATGAATGAATATGTAGGTAAAAATCTAAATTTTGCCGGAATTATCAACAACGTACAGCATCGTGTGGCTAAGAATGGAAAAGGCTGGGCCGCTTTCAACTTAGAAGGATATGATGAAAGTTATGAGTTTAAGATTTTTGGTGAAGAATACCTGAAATTCCGCCATTTCTTAATTCAGAACAATTTTGCCTTTTTGAAAATATTAATCAAAGACGGCTGGGTAAATCATGACACCGGTAAAAAAACAGATCCGAGAATGCAGTTTGTTGAGATTCGACAATTGCAGGACATTTTAGAAGCTTTTGCTAAAAAGCTGATTGTTTTATTGAATATTAAAGATCTTCATCCGGAGTTCATTCATAAACTGAGTCATTTGTTTAATGAAAACAAAGGAGATAATTCTGTGACTTTTGAAATCATGGAATTAGAAAAAATAAAAAAACTGGTTGAGGTAGAGACTCCAACTGATTTTGAAGATGCTGATGATGCGGTTTTTGATGATGAAAATGAAGATGCCGCAATTGAGGATACCAAAATACAAGAAGTAAATGAGGTAGAAGAAATAAAAGTAGTTACCAAGCTTACGATGCCAAGCAGAAGATTGAAAGTAAGAATTTCCACCGAGCTGCTGCAGGAATTGGAAAAAATGCAGATAAATTTTAAGTTGAACTAA
- a CDS encoding Gfo/Idh/MocA family protein, which translates to MKIIKWGIIGCGNVTEVKSGPAFQKAPNSALVAVMRRDAKLAEDYAKRHNVPKWYSNAADLINDPEVDAVYIATPPSSHKEYTILCAKAGKPVYVEKPMALTFEECNEMISVCKEHNVPLFVAYYRRALPRFLKIKEIIDQGKLGNIRHVNCVLYHPFEERYDDEINLPWTVLPHISGGGIFVDLACHTLDFLDFVLGPIKSVRGHATSQLKAYPAEDAVSMSFLFENGIHGSGIWNFASFERYDNTEIVGDKGKISFSTFGNDPIHIQYANGEKESLAIENPLHIQQPFIETVITELLGKEGASPSKGISGARTTWVIDEVLKEFRESKS; encoded by the coding sequence ATGAAAATTATAAAATGGGGAATTATAGGCTGTGGTAATGTAACCGAAGTAAAAAGCGGACCGGCTTTTCAGAAAGCACCAAACTCGGCTTTAGTTGCTGTGATGCGAAGAGATGCGAAACTTGCCGAAGATTATGCCAAACGCCACAATGTTCCGAAATGGTATTCGAACGCAGCTGATTTAATAAACGATCCCGAAGTTGATGCGGTTTATATTGCTACTCCTCCTTCTTCTCATAAAGAATATACTATTTTATGTGCCAAAGCCGGAAAACCGGTTTATGTAGAAAAACCTATGGCATTGACTTTTGAAGAATGCAATGAAATGATCAGCGTTTGCAAAGAACATAATGTTCCTTTGTTTGTTGCGTATTACAGAAGAGCTCTGCCCCGTTTTTTAAAGATAAAAGAAATAATCGATCAGGGAAAATTAGGAAATATTCGACATGTAAACTGTGTTTTATATCATCCTTTTGAAGAGCGTTATGACGATGAAATCAATCTTCCGTGGACGGTTCTGCCTCATATTTCAGGCGGCGGGATTTTTGTCGATTTGGCCTGCCATACTTTAGATTTCCTTGATTTTGTTTTAGGTCCGATAAAATCTGTTCGCGGACATGCGACTTCGCAGTTAAAAGCATATCCGGCTGAAGATGCGGTTTCAATGTCGTTTTTATTTGAAAACGGAATCCATGGATCTGGAATTTGGAATTTTGCCAGCTTTGAACGTTATGACAATACTGAAATTGTAGGCGATAAAGGAAAAATTTCTTTCTCTACTTTTGGAAATGATCCAATTCATATTCAATATGCAAATGGAGAAAAAGAAAGTCTTGCTATCGAAAATCCGCTTCATATTCAACAGCCTTTTATAGAAACTGTCATTACTGAGCTTTTAGGTAAAGAAGGTGCTTCTCCATCAAAAGGGATTTCCGGCGCAAGAACAACCTGGGTTATTGATGAAGTTTTAAAGGAGTTTAGAGAATCTAAATCGTAG
- a CDS encoding prolyl oligopeptidase family serine peptidase, whose translation MKKTFLLMALTTAGISFAQIKYPETKKGETVDVYFDTKVSDPYRWLEDDKSAETGAWVKAENEVTYGYLDKIPFREELKKRMEKLWNYEKIGAPFKEGKFTYYYKNNGLQNQSVVYRKDQSGKEEVFLDPNTFSKDGTTSLGGLDFSKDGSKAAYAISEGGSDWRKVIIIDALSKKVVEDTLVDVKFSGISWLGNEGFYYSSYDKPKGSELSAKTDQHKLYFHKLGTSQKEDKVIFGADQKRRYVGGYVTEDNHYLVITAANSTYGNELYIKDLKTPNSPIITIVDNFNTDNSIIENEGTKLFIHTDYNAPNGRVVTVDFSNPKQENWKDFIKETENVLSPSTGGGYFFANYTKDAVSLVLQYDYNGKLVREIKLPAVGTAGGFGAKKEEKILYYSFTNYTTPGSIFSFEPKSGKSEIYQKPKVDFKSEDYESKQVFYTSKDGTKVPMIITYKKGTKLDGKNPTILYGYGGFNISLTPSFSIANAVWMENGGVYAVANLRGGGEYGKKWHDAGTKLQKQNVFDDFIAAAEYLIAQKYTSSDYLAIRGGSNGGLLVGATMTQRPDLMKVALPAVGVMDMLRYHTFTAGAGWAYDYGTAQDSKEMFEYLKGYSPVQNVKKGTKYPATMVTTGDHDDRVVPAHSFKFAAELQDKQAGENPVLIRIDVKAGHGAGKSVAATIQENVDIQAFTLYNMGFKALPKK comes from the coding sequence ATGAAAAAAACATTTTTATTAATGGCACTTACAACCGCAGGAATTTCGTTTGCACAAATTAAATATCCCGAAACCAAAAAAGGTGAAACTGTCGATGTATATTTTGACACTAAAGTAAGCGATCCGTACCGTTGGCTTGAAGATGATAAATCTGCTGAAACAGGTGCTTGGGTAAAAGCTGAAAATGAAGTAACGTATGGTTATTTAGATAAAATTCCGTTTCGTGAGGAACTTAAAAAACGAATGGAAAAACTTTGGAACTATGAAAAAATAGGCGCTCCGTTTAAAGAAGGAAAATTTACGTATTACTATAAAAATAACGGACTTCAAAATCAATCTGTTGTTTACAGAAAAGATCAAAGCGGTAAAGAAGAAGTTTTTCTTGATCCGAATACTTTCTCTAAAGACGGAACTACTTCTCTTGGCGGTTTAGATTTTTCTAAAGACGGAAGTAAGGCTGCTTATGCAATTTCTGAAGGCGGAAGCGACTGGAGAAAAGTGATTATTATTGATGCATTGTCTAAAAAAGTTGTAGAAGATACTTTAGTTGATGTTAAATTCAGCGGTATTTCGTGGCTTGGAAATGAAGGTTTCTACTATTCTAGTTATGATAAGCCAAAAGGAAGTGAATTATCTGCCAAAACAGATCAGCATAAATTGTATTTCCACAAGTTAGGAACTTCTCAAAAAGAAGATAAAGTAATTTTTGGAGCCGATCAAAAAAGAAGATATGTTGGCGGTTATGTTACCGAAGACAATCATTATTTAGTAATTACAGCTGCTAATTCTACTTACGGAAACGAACTGTATATTAAAGATTTAAAAACACCAAACAGTCCAATTATTACGATTGTAGATAATTTTAATACTGACAATTCGATTATCGAAAACGAAGGAACAAAATTATTCATTCACACTGATTATAATGCTCCTAACGGCAGAGTGGTTACTGTAGATTTCAGCAATCCAAAACAGGAAAACTGGAAAGATTTTATTAAAGAAACAGAGAATGTTTTATCTCCATCAACAGGCGGCGGATATTTCTTTGCTAACTATACAAAAGATGCCGTTTCATTGGTTTTACAATATGATTACAACGGTAAATTAGTCCGCGAAATCAAACTTCCTGCCGTTGGAACTGCCGGCGGATTTGGTGCTAAAAAAGAAGAAAAGATTTTGTATTACAGCTTTACAAATTATACAACTCCGGGATCTATTTTTTCTTTTGAACCAAAATCTGGAAAATCAGAAATTTATCAAAAACCAAAAGTTGATTTTAAAAGTGAAGATTACGAGTCTAAACAAGTTTTCTATACTTCAAAAGACGGTACAAAAGTTCCTATGATTATTACGTATAAAAAAGGAACAAAATTAGACGGTAAAAATCCAACTATTCTTTATGGTTACGGTGGATTCAATATTAGTTTAACACCAAGTTTTAGTATTGCTAATGCAGTTTGGATGGAAAACGGCGGAGTTTATGCTGTTGCCAATTTAAGAGGAGGCGGTGAATATGGAAAGAAATGGCATGATGCAGGAACAAAACTTCAAAAGCAAAATGTATTTGATGATTTTATCGCTGCTGCAGAATATTTAATTGCTCAAAAATATACCTCATCTGATTATTTAGCTATTCGCGGAGGATCTAACGGAGGTTTATTGGTTGGCGCAACTATGACACAGCGTCCAGATTTAATGAAGGTAGCACTGCCTGCAGTTGGTGTTATGGATATGCTTCGTTACCATACTTTTACAGCTGGCGCGGGCTGGGCATACGATTACGGAACTGCTCAGGACAGTAAGGAAATGTTTGAATACTTAAAAGGTTATTCTCCTGTTCAAAACGTTAAAAAGGGAACAAAATATCCGGCAACAATGGTAACAACCGGAGATCATGATGATCGTGTTGTTCCGGCTCACAGTTTTAAATTTGCTGCTGAATTACAAGACAAACAAGCAGGAGAAAATCCGGTTTTAATTAGAATTGATGTAAAAGCAGGTCATGGTGCAGGAAAATCTGTTGCAGCTACAATTCAGGAAAATGTAGACATTCAGGCTTTCACGCTTTACAATATGGGTTTTAAAGCTTTGCCTAAAAAGTAA